From a region of the Heptranchias perlo isolate sHepPer1 unplaced genomic scaffold, sHepPer1.hap1 HAP1_SCAFFOLD_59, whole genome shotgun sequence genome:
- the LOC137316336 gene encoding LOW QUALITY PROTEIN: NACHT, LRR and PYD domains-containing protein 3-like (The sequence of the model RefSeq protein was modified relative to this genomic sequence to represent the inferred CDS: inserted 1 base in 1 codon) — MFELKSILRFDSSFHTEGGVQNLTSQVHQNLGTSVTALAEASNRGENPTPSTRMTMDTDPNAAITEFLTNCDDYQLFQLTKFYRDRLEQAIEEVVDGVSSLLTYERHFSGQEHRKVIDLVEKGNRADSSKLVLNLVMEKGSRARRVMWESFVKMHHVVPKLDKILKEMQELGPDPFDYMNIGRGLSEIPSHLKDVQQKHKETLRVQTETLRVNTILTKEKVKIFQLVNLYTELTVISTVRDRTLVEHELLARGRDHEEWRKKHLWRELEKIRTDQLFQSSFSRRKSKSGSSAAVSGVAGIGKTTMVQKIVHDWATGKVYPHFQFVFSFRFRDLNAINCRINLRNLILDLYPYFGNILGELWKNPEGLLFTFDGLDEFKDSINFADNRRNTEPQYMCTDPEDWCEVSDIVYSLIQHKLLPGCSVLVTSRPTALHLLEKAEISVWAEILGFVGEERKEYFNKYFEDQSVAAAVFKHVVENEILYTMCYNPSYCWILGLSLGPFFTQRERKQQRVPKTITQLYSYYIYNILKNHGREIESPRDVLLKIGEMAFTGVSKKKIVFRNGDLIKYNLQPSQFLSGFMMELLERDDSAQSVVYTFPHLTIQEFVAALAQFLSPYPGNIRKLLSEAHNKEDGRFEIFLRFVVGLSSSQSARPLEEFLGPFLHQTICGVIDWVKEKVEGEIGNTESETGKRDLLNTFHYLFESQNKTLARVTVGYVVTLNFSGLRLTPIDCAVLSHVIGLCDTIKELNLEYCSIHCEGLQRLGPKLHKFQVLRLASNKLGDLGVKLLSAALRNPDCKIQELGLRDNDLTDSCTEDLVSALKKNRSLTVLNLSCNKLGDSGVKLLSAALRNPDCKIQELRLCANGLTDSCIGDLSSALSTNRTLTGLDLNFHKLGDSGVKLLSEALRTPDCKIQKLGLDDVGLTDSCTQDLVSTLSTNRSLMYLDLGSNSFTDRSVPALRSLILTRRSLEWIGLGGNRFSPNGQRHXRESRPGLSVKV; from the exons ATGTTtgagttgaaatccatcctgaggtTTGACAGCAGCTTTCACACAGAGGGCGGAGTTCAGAATCTCACATCACAAG TTCATCAGAACCTGGGAACGTCTGTCACAGCCTTGGCTGAAGCTTCAAACAGGGGAGAAAATCCAACACCCTCAACAAGAATGACAATGGACACAG ATCCGAACgctgcaatcactgagttcctgacaaattgcgacgattaccagctgttccagttgacgaaattctaccgggacagactggaacaggcgattgaagaagtggtggacggagtcagctcgttgttaacgtacgagaggcatttcagtggacaggaacatcgg aaagtcattgatctcgtggagaagggaaacagggcggacagttccaaacttgtcctaaatctggtgatggagaaaggctctcgggcccgaagggtgatgtgggaatcctttgtgaaaatgcaccatgtggtaccaaagttggacaaaatactgaaagagatgcaggaacttg gtcctgatccatttgattatatgaacatcggacgaggtttatctgaaatacccagtcacctgaaag atgttcaacagaaacacaaggaaacactccgggtccaaactgaaacactgagagtgaacacgatcctaacaaaggagaaggttaagattttccagctggtcaatctATACACTGAACTAACGGTCATTTCCACTGTTCGtgatcggacacttgtagaacatgaactgctggcaagaggccgagaccatgaagagtggagaaagaaacatctctggagagaactggaaaaaatccgaactgatcaactgttccagagcagtttttcccggagaaaatccaaatctgggagttcagcagcagtgagcggagtcgcggggattggaaaaacaacaatggtacaaaagattgttcatgactgggccactgggaaagtatacccacactttcaatttgttttcagctttaggttccgggatttgaacgctattaactgtagaataaacctgaggaatctgatactggatctgtatccttactttggaAATATTCTGGGAGaactctggaagaacccagagggattactgtttacattcgatggtttagatgaattcaaggacagtatcaattttgctgacaatcggagaaatacagaacctcagtacatgtgcacagatcctgaagactggtgtgaagtgtctgacattgtgtacagtttaatacagcacaagctgctcccaggatgttcagtgctcgtgaccagccgccccactgcattacatttattggaaaaggctgagatcagtgtttgggctgAAATCCTtggatttgttggtgaagaacggaaggaatatttcaacaagtattttgaagatcagtcggtggcagcagctgttttcaaacatgtggtggagaacgagatcctgtacaccatgtgttacaacccttcctactgctggatcctcggtctgtcactgggtcccttcttcacacaaagggaaaggAAACAGCAGCgtgttcccaagaccatcacccaactatattcctactatatttacaacattctgaaaaaccatggccgagagattgaatccccccgtgatgtgttactgaagatcggtgagatggcttTCACTGGGGTCTCCAAGAAGAAGATTGTGTtcagaaatggagatttgatcaagtacaatctgcaaccttcccagttcctgtctgggttcatgatggaacttttggagagagatgattctgcccagagtgtggtttacacattcccccacctcaccatccaagagtttgtagccgcactcgcacaattcctgtcTCCATATCCAGGGaacatccggaaactcctcagtgaagcccacaacAAGGAAGATGgacgatttgagatatttctccgttttgttgttggtctctcctcctcacagtcagctcggcccctggaggagtttctgggtccatttcttcatcaaacaatctgcggagtgatcgactgggtgaaggagaaggttgaaggagagattggaaacacagagagtgaaactggtaaaagggacctcctgaacacattccactacctgtttgagtctcagaataaaacactggctcgggtcacagtgggatATGTGGTAACACTTAATTTTAGTGGATTACGACTGACCCCGATTGATTGTGCGGTCCTatctcatgtcattggactctgtgatacaataaaagAACTCAATCTGGAGTACTGCTCCATTCAttgtgaaggactccagcggctgggaccaaaactgcacaaattccaggtgttgag ATTGGCGagcaataaactgggagatttaggagtgaaactactgtctgcggctctgaggaacccggactgtaaaatacaggaactggg gTTACGGGATaacgatctcacagattcttgtaccgaggatctcgtctccgctctcaagaaaaaccggtcactgacggttctgaacctgagttgtaataaactgggagattcaggagtgaaactactgtctgcggctctgaggaacccggactgtaaaatacaggaacttcg gttatgcgCAAACGgactcacagattcttgtatcggggatctctcctccgctctcagtacaaaccggacaCTGACGGGTCTGGACCTGAATTTTCATAaattgggagattcaggagtgaaactactgtctgaggCTCTGAGGaccccggactgtaaaatacagaaactggg tctggatgatgtcggtctcacagattcttgtacccaGGATCTCGTCTccactctcagtacaaaccggtcactgatgtACCTGGACCtcggatcaaactccttcacagaccgatctgtccccgctctccgctccctcatattgacccgcaggagtctggagtggATCGG gctggggGGGAATCGGTTCAGTCCAAACGGACAGAgac tgcgggaatccagacccggactgagtgtgaaagtgtga